The following proteins are co-located in the Microvirga ossetica genome:
- a CDS encoding calcium-binding protein produces MGRITPKSDGTAKGTSGADTIIGSSLSNVFAGMGGSDSLRGGGGVDLIDGGSGNDRIYGDSGNDALAGGLGRDTLYGGSGSDFFAFDVKPTNSTADTIADFSVKYDTIILDKSIFKVAATSEGIMSSGAFWRGSKAHDADDRIIYDKSAGVLYYDPDGTGAKAAIQFAKLSKNLALTYKDFLIF; encoded by the coding sequence TACGCCCAAGAGCGACGGCACAGCCAAGGGGACGTCTGGAGCCGACACGATCATCGGCAGTAGCCTCAGCAACGTCTTCGCCGGGATGGGCGGCAGCGATTCCCTCCGGGGCGGCGGCGGCGTCGACCTGATCGACGGGGGCTCGGGCAACGACCGGATCTATGGCGACAGCGGCAACGACGCGCTCGCCGGCGGTTTGGGGCGCGATACGCTGTATGGCGGATCAGGCAGCGACTTCTTCGCCTTTGACGTCAAGCCGACGAATTCTACGGCCGACACAATCGCCGACTTCAGCGTAAAGTACGATACGATCATTCTCGACAAAAGCATCTTCAAGGTCGCTGCCACATCCGAGGGGATCATGTCATCGGGCGCGTTCTGGCGCGGATCGAAGGCTCACGATGCCGACGACCGCATCATTTACGACAAGAGTGCGGGCGTCCTTTATTACGATCCGGACGGCACCGGCGCTAAAGCCGCGATCCAGTTCGCCAAGCTCAGCAAGAACCTGGCCTTGACCTATAAGGATTTCTTGATCTTCTGA
- the ruvX gene encoding Holliday junction resolvase RuvX — translation MISQDDELVAFIDGLAARARLMGLDLGTKTIGLALSDVERRIATPLETIKRVKFTPDVGRIKDLVERYDVGGLVFGLPLNMDGTEGPRSQATRAFVRNLKPLLPLPVLYWDERMSTMVVTRTLLDADASRAKRADAVDKMAAAYILQGALDRYERIAADAEAAQDEAALRAELNMDTPPGGGAMD, via the coding sequence ATGATCTCGCAGGACGACGAACTGGTCGCTTTCATCGACGGATTGGCTGCGCGCGCCCGTCTCATGGGCCTCGATCTCGGCACCAAGACCATCGGCCTTGCGCTGTCCGACGTGGAACGGCGGATCGCCACGCCGCTCGAGACGATCAAGCGGGTGAAGTTCACCCCCGACGTGGGCCGCATCAAGGACCTGGTGGAGCGCTACGACGTCGGCGGCCTCGTCTTCGGCCTGCCGCTCAACATGGACGGCACGGAGGGCCCGCGCTCGCAGGCGACCCGCGCCTTCGTGCGCAACCTCAAGCCCCTGCTGCCCCTGCCCGTCCTGTACTGGGACGAGCGCATGTCGACCATGGTCGTGACCCGCACCCTCCTCGATGCGGATGCCTCCCGCGCCAAGCGCGCCGATGCGGTCGACAAGATGGCCGCCGCCTACATCCTGCAAGGCGCCCTCGACCGCTACGAGCGCATCGCCGCCGATGCGGAGGCAGCCCAGGACGAAGCGGCTCTGCGGGCCGAGCTCAACATGGACACGCCGCCCGGAGGCGGCGCGATGGATTGA
- a CDS encoding cadherin domain-containing protein produces MSSLKYSGSQIIVRQDGWGQFAPKLAPLPGGGFVAVYEAGPESGTDTNIKGRIFNDDGSPRGSEFTINSMTSGYQDRPSVAVLEDGRLVVAWHHLRADFSQSDIRARILNSDGGATDGDFLVSSEVRPDDQDYPSVAALSDGGFVIGYNYFDTNNWDTDVRAKIYGSDGLSKSAEFIANGTTVDRQERASLTGLAGRFVIVYTDGSLSPDDPDGLAVRGRIISNDGQAGAEFLIPTNVEAAQFEAQVVALTNGNFAVVWTTYSWQSGTSDVRAQVFAADGTKVGGEILVEAGLRGEAGQPVVASRADGGFIIAYGSSETGNSNVKAVMYNAQGVQDGGSIIANTNWDGFQGRASIISLSDGNVVVAWEDGLAGSYLTHVRAQILSIETGGGEPTGQVITGTNDGESLTGTGLGDQIIGLGGNDVLSGLAGEDTLLGGAGNDVLEGDGGNDVLDGGSGANTATYSGASTDYVITRHDQEIFTVADQVAARDGSDHLTNIRFAHFEGDDKIVTLINSEVKDLAISTTRVAENTLTDTVIASLSATDDDGDAIQYSLVSTDGPFELDGGNLVLKGPLDYETKDQYDLTVKADDGYGGSITRTFTISVTDVVEPGDPNNPDNPDPADLPMILWGTAGSDLLQGGDANDILYGQGANDRLYGGAGNDKLYGRAGKDTLKGDAGQDVFVFDTKLSKSSKVNKANLDKLTDFTVKDDTIHLAKSVFKKMAKKGVIKSSEFYQGVKAHDESDHIIYNRKTGALFYDADGTGSIAQIQIATLSKNLKLTYKEFFVV; encoded by the coding sequence ATGTCATCCCTCAAATATTCAGGCTCGCAGATCATCGTCCGGCAAGACGGCTGGGGCCAATTCGCTCCGAAACTGGCCCCGTTGCCGGGGGGTGGCTTTGTGGCAGTCTATGAGGCAGGCCCTGAATCGGGAACCGATACCAATATCAAGGGGCGGATCTTCAATGACGATGGCTCGCCTCGCGGATCGGAATTCACCATCAACTCCATGACAAGCGGCTACCAGGATCGCCCTTCCGTAGCTGTTCTCGAAGACGGGCGGCTTGTTGTAGCATGGCATCACCTTCGGGCCGATTTCTCCCAGTCGGATATCAGGGCTCGCATCCTCAACAGCGATGGCGGCGCGACCGACGGTGACTTTCTCGTCAGTAGCGAGGTCAGGCCCGATGATCAGGATTATCCGTCCGTCGCCGCACTGAGCGATGGCGGATTCGTCATCGGATACAACTACTTCGACACCAACAATTGGGATACCGATGTCAGGGCCAAGATCTATGGCAGCGACGGTCTTTCGAAGAGTGCCGAGTTCATCGCGAACGGAACGACGGTTGACAGGCAGGAGCGGGCAAGCCTGACGGGCTTGGCCGGCAGGTTCGTCATCGTCTATACGGATGGCAGCCTCAGCCCGGACGATCCGGATGGCTTGGCCGTCAGAGGACGCATCATCTCCAACGATGGCCAAGCCGGTGCGGAGTTTCTCATTCCGACAAATGTCGAGGCCGCTCAGTTCGAGGCGCAGGTGGTTGCGCTCACGAATGGCAATTTCGCCGTCGTTTGGACGACTTATTCTTGGCAGAGCGGCACTTCTGACGTTCGGGCGCAGGTCTTCGCGGCCGACGGCACGAAAGTCGGCGGCGAGATCTTGGTCGAGGCCGGCTTGAGGGGCGAGGCGGGCCAGCCCGTCGTCGCCTCGCGGGCGGACGGTGGCTTCATCATTGCCTATGGCAGCTCCGAGACGGGAAATTCGAACGTCAAGGCCGTCATGTATAATGCTCAGGGCGTCCAGGACGGCGGCTCGATCATTGCGAATACGAATTGGGATGGATTCCAAGGGAGGGCGTCAATCATCTCGTTGTCCGACGGCAATGTCGTCGTGGCTTGGGAGGATGGGTTGGCGGGGAGTTATCTCACCCATGTCCGGGCCCAGATTCTTTCGATCGAAACGGGAGGTGGGGAGCCTACCGGACAGGTCATCACCGGCACGAACGACGGCGAATCCCTGACGGGAACCGGCTTGGGCGATCAGATCATCGGCCTTGGCGGGAATGACGTCTTGTCCGGCCTTGCAGGAGAAGACACTCTCCTTGGAGGCGCCGGCAACGACGTTCTCGAGGGCGATGGCGGTAACGATGTCCTGGACGGCGGCTCGGGGGCAAACACCGCAACCTACAGCGGAGCTTCGACGGATTACGTCATCACGCGTCATGACCAGGAGATTTTTACGGTCGCCGACCAGGTTGCGGCTCGCGATGGAAGCGATCATCTCACGAATATCAGGTTCGCGCATTTCGAGGGCGACGACAAAATCGTGACGCTGATCAACAGCGAGGTGAAGGATCTCGCCATCTCGACTACGCGCGTTGCAGAAAACACGCTGACCGATACGGTCATTGCAAGCCTTTCGGCCACGGATGACGATGGCGATGCCATCCAATACAGCCTCGTCTCAACGGACGGTCCATTCGAGCTCGACGGCGGCAATCTCGTTCTGAAAGGCCCCTTGGACTACGAAACGAAAGATCAGTATGATCTGACGGTCAAAGCGGATGACGGTTACGGCGGGAGCATCACGCGGACGTTCACGATCAGCGTGACGGATGTGGTCGAGCCCGGCGACCCGAACAACCCGGACAATCCTGATCCTGCTGACCTTCCCATGATTCTGTGGGGGACGGCGGGCAGCGATCTGCTTCAGGGGGGCGATGCCAACGACATTCTCTACGGCCAAGGCGCCAACGACAGGCTTTACGGCGGAGCCGGCAACGATAAGCTCTATGGGCGAGCGGGAAAGGATACGCTGAAAGGCGATGCGGGCCAGGATGTGTTCGTGTTCGACACCAAGCTGTCAAAGTCTTCCAAGGTGAACAAGGCCAATCTCGATAAGCTCACGGACTTCACGGTGAAGGACGACACGATCCATCTGGCGAAGTCGGTGTTCAAGAAGATGGCGAAGAAGGGCGTGATCAAGAGTTCCGAGTTCTATCAGGGCGTCAAGGCGCACGATGAGAGCGATCATATCATCTACAACAGGAAAACAGGTGCGCTGTTTTACGACGCCGACGGCACCGGTTCGATCGCCCAAATCCAGATTGCGACCCTCTCCAAAAATCTGAAGTTGACCTATAAGGAGTTCTTCGTCGTCTAG
- a CDS encoding transposase codes for MPRRSCALRRRYRGAGWLWLLTDRASAHTAPQTQALADRLRIRFVWLPRQAPELSPMDQLWRELKRLIAANRQAASIDALAADAAAWVLALTPQQACRKAGMASKHFWLRKLLQNFWRPT; via the coding sequence ATGCCCAGGCGTTCCTGCGCGCTGCGGCGCCGGTACCGCGGCGCCGGCTGGCTCTGGCTTCTCACCGACCGGGCGAGCGCCCACACCGCCCCGCAGACCCAGGCGCTGGCAGACCGGTTGCGGATCCGCTTCGTGTGGCTGCCCCGGCAGGCACCCGAACTGAGCCCGATGGATCAGCTCTGGCGCGAACTCAAGCGGCTGATTGCGGCCAACCGGCAGGCCGCATCCATCGATGCCCTGGCCGCCGATGCCGCAGCCTGGGTTCTGGCGCTGACGCCACAACAAGCGTGTCGCAAGGCGGGCATGGCATCCAAACACTTCTGGCTCAGAAAGCTGTTGCAGAACTTTTGGCGACCTACTTAG
- a CDS encoding helix-turn-helix domain-containing protein, protein MQRHDHSPETWLDEADRKRLAAALAGAREARVYRRLEALLLVAEGHSMAEAARRCRVNRSSVHRWLAQYRAEHEATALIDRPRSGRPRLHHTLTPRRLAAALARDPRRCGYQATSWTVPLLAHDLATKGLAVSPRTLRRRLHEAGYRWKRPRYVYVERAPHLAQKKGASPGV, encoded by the coding sequence ATGCAACGACATGATCACTCTCCCGAGACGTGGCTCGACGAGGCGGATCGCAAGCGGCTGGCCGCCGCGCTTGCTGGCGCCCGTGAGGCCCGTGTGTATCGCCGCCTCGAAGCGCTGCTGCTGGTGGCCGAGGGGCATTCTATGGCGGAGGCGGCCCGCCGCTGCCGCGTCAACCGCTCCAGCGTGCACCGCTGGCTGGCCCAGTACAGGGCCGAGCATGAGGCCACGGCACTGATCGACCGGCCGCGCAGCGGGCGTCCGCGCCTTCACCACACCCTCACGCCGCGGCGGCTGGCGGCGGCCCTGGCGCGCGACCCGCGCCGCTGCGGCTATCAGGCCACGAGCTGGACGGTGCCGCTGCTGGCGCACGACCTGGCCACGAAGGGCCTCGCGGTCAGCCCCCGGACCCTGCGGCGCCGGCTGCACGAGGCAGGCTATCGCTGGAAGCGCCCGCGCTACGTCTATGTCGAGCGCGCGCCTCATCTGGCGCAGAAAAAAGGGGCATCACCCGGCGTCTGA
- a CDS encoding ABC transporter ATP-binding protein has translation MADVVLKNVQKSFGRMKVIHGVDLDIRDGEFVVFVGPSGCGKSTLLRLIAGLEDITAGDLFISGERVNDLVPAKRGIAMVFQSYALYPHMNVYDNMAFGLELAKSSKAEIDPKVREAARMLQIEQLLDRKPRQLSGGQRQRVAIGRAIVRDPKVFLFDEPLSNLDAALRVQTRFEIAKLHTDTRATMIYVTHDQVEAMTLADRIVVLNAGGIEQVGTPLELYHRPANLFVAGFIGSPQMNLIECQVAGIGTDEVLVGLPSGRTLAVPASPDGIRPGDDLTLGVRPDHLRIGAQGPLTGRVELVEELGENHLLYVDVGGGRRLTVREPGDARHEVGSTVSLDLARESCHLFRNSGAALPSRAGTVSPAPSPNVTSVA, from the coding sequence ATGGCTGATGTCGTTCTCAAAAACGTGCAAAAATCCTTCGGCCGGATGAAGGTCATCCACGGCGTCGATCTCGACATTCGCGACGGCGAGTTCGTCGTCTTCGTCGGACCCTCCGGCTGCGGAAAATCCACCCTGCTGCGGCTCATTGCAGGGCTCGAGGACATCACAGCGGGCGATCTCTTCATCAGCGGCGAGCGGGTGAATGACCTCGTGCCAGCCAAGCGCGGCATCGCCATGGTGTTCCAGTCCTACGCGCTCTATCCGCACATGAACGTCTACGACAACATGGCCTTCGGCCTGGAACTGGCAAAGTCCTCGAAGGCGGAGATCGACCCCAAGGTACGCGAGGCCGCGCGCATGCTCCAGATCGAGCAGCTCCTCGACCGTAAGCCGCGCCAGTTGTCCGGCGGCCAGCGCCAGCGCGTCGCCATCGGCCGTGCCATCGTGCGCGACCCGAAAGTGTTTCTCTTCGACGAGCCGCTCTCAAATCTCGACGCGGCTTTGCGCGTCCAGACCCGCTTCGAGATCGCCAAGCTCCACACCGACACGCGCGCGACCATGATCTATGTGACGCACGACCAGGTGGAGGCGATGACGCTGGCCGACCGGATCGTGGTGCTCAACGCAGGCGGTATCGAGCAGGTGGGCACGCCGCTCGAGCTCTATCACCGCCCGGCGAACCTCTTCGTCGCCGGCTTCATCGGCTCGCCGCAGATGAATCTCATCGAATGCCAAGTCGCCGGAATCGGCACGGACGAGGTGCTGGTCGGCCTGCCGAGCGGCAGAACCCTCGCCGTTCCGGCTTCGCCCGACGGCATCCGGCCCGGCGATGACCTGACCCTCGGCGTGAGGCCGGACCACCTGCGGATCGGCGCGCAGGGTCCGCTCACCGGTCGCGTCGAGCTGGTGGAGGAGCTTGGCGAGAACCACCTGCTCTATGTGGATGTCGGCGGTGGCCGCCGCCTGACCGTCCGCGAGCCGGGCGACGCGCGGCACGAGGTCGGCTCGACCGTCAGCCTCGACCTCGCCCGCGAGTCATGCCACCTGTTCCGCAACTCGGGTGCGGCTTTGCCATCTCGCGCCGGCACCGTGAGCCCTGCACCCTCGCCGAATGTCACCAGCGTAGCATAG
- a CDS encoding carbohydrate ABC transporter permease: protein MRILARIGFWLLVIVIAVFALFPFYYAIVSSFRSGSALFSVAYLPERFDLSNYIAVFERQPFGENILNSIIVSGCVVAISLALGITASYAFGRIAFRGRSLLLMTILAVSMFPQVAVLAGMFELIRAFGLYNTLPGLILANLMLTLPFTIWVLTTFMRELPKEIEEAAFVDGATPWIVVRRVFLPLMAPAAVTTGLLAFIVSWNEFLFALTFTLTNERRTVPPAIALMSGSTAYELPWGTIMAGSVIVTIPIIILVLAFQRKIVAGLTAGAVKG, encoded by the coding sequence ATGAGGATTTTGGCCCGCATCGGCTTCTGGCTCCTCGTGATCGTCATCGCGGTCTTCGCGCTCTTCCCGTTCTATTACGCGATCGTCTCGTCCTTCCGGTCCGGGAGCGCCCTGTTCTCGGTAGCGTACTTGCCCGAGCGGTTCGATCTCTCGAACTACATCGCCGTCTTCGAGCGCCAGCCCTTCGGCGAGAACATCCTGAACTCGATCATCGTATCCGGCTGCGTGGTTGCCATCTCCCTCGCACTCGGCATCACGGCATCCTATGCCTTCGGGCGCATCGCGTTTCGCGGCCGCTCGCTGCTGCTCATGACGATCCTCGCGGTCTCGATGTTTCCGCAGGTCGCCGTGCTCGCCGGCATGTTCGAGCTGATCCGGGCGTTCGGCCTCTACAACACCCTGCCCGGCCTGATCCTCGCCAATCTCATGCTCACCCTGCCCTTCACGATCTGGGTGCTCACCACCTTCATGCGCGAGCTGCCGAAGGAGATCGAGGAAGCGGCCTTCGTCGACGGCGCGACGCCCTGGATCGTGGTGCGGCGAGTGTTCCTGCCGCTGATGGCGCCGGCCGCGGTGACGACGGGACTTCTCGCCTTCATCGTCTCGTGGAACGAGTTTCTCTTTGCGCTGACCTTCACGCTCACCAACGAGCGGCGCACCGTGCCGCCGGCCATCGCGCTGATGAGCGGCTCGACGGCCTACGAATTGCCCTGGGGCACGATCATGGCCGGTTCCGTCATTGTCACCATTCCGATCATCATCCTGGTGCTCGCATTCCAGCGCAAGATCGTGGCCGGCCTCACGGCCGGTGCGGTGAAGGGCTAG
- a CDS encoding carbohydrate ABC transporter permease: MSGAVAQVGVPARQQAQGRRSSLTRSRIRAAWLFIAPSLIVLALIAGWPLVRTIWFSFTDADLNNLNDYDFIGFENYLANYDGEWLGLLTEPDWWHSVWNTVWFTLVSVSLETVLGIVVALILNAAFPGRGLMRAVILIPWAIPTIVSAKMWNWMLHDQFGVINDMLLRIGLIAAPITWTANPDTALWTAVMVDVWKHTSFMALLILAALQMLPQDIYEAAKVDGVSPIRVFFRVTLPLIKPALLVAVIFRSLDALRVFDLIYVLTSNSKDTASMSVYARQQLVDFQEVGLGSAASTLIFLIIALLVVITLAAGRVRLGEDPR; the protein is encoded by the coding sequence ATGAGCGGCGCCGTTGCCCAAGTCGGCGTCCCGGCGCGGCAACAGGCGCAGGGGCGCCGCTCCTCCCTCACGCGCTCGCGCATCCGGGCGGCGTGGCTCTTCATCGCGCCGAGCCTGATCGTCCTTGCGCTCATCGCCGGCTGGCCGCTGGTGAGGACGATCTGGTTCAGCTTCACCGACGCCGACCTCAACAATTTGAACGACTACGACTTCATCGGCTTCGAGAACTATCTCGCCAATTACGACGGCGAATGGCTCGGGCTGCTGACGGAGCCCGATTGGTGGCACTCGGTGTGGAACACCGTGTGGTTCACCCTCGTCTCCGTCTCCCTCGAGACGGTGCTCGGTATCGTGGTGGCGCTCATCCTCAACGCGGCCTTTCCCGGCCGCGGCCTGATGCGCGCCGTCATCCTCATCCCCTGGGCGATCCCGACCATCGTCTCGGCCAAGATGTGGAACTGGATGCTGCACGACCAGTTCGGCGTCATCAACGACATGCTTCTGCGCATCGGCCTGATCGCGGCGCCGATCACCTGGACGGCCAATCCCGACACGGCCCTGTGGACCGCAGTCATGGTGGACGTCTGGAAGCACACCTCCTTCATGGCGCTCCTCATCCTGGCGGCCCTGCAGATGCTGCCGCAGGACATCTATGAGGCGGCGAAAGTCGATGGCGTCTCGCCGATCCGCGTCTTCTTCCGCGTGACCCTGCCGCTCATCAAGCCGGCGCTGCTGGTGGCGGTGATCTTCCGTTCCCTCGATGCCCTACGGGTTTTCGATCTCATCTACGTCCTGACCTCGAACTCGAAGGACACGGCCTCCATGTCGGTCTACGCGCGTCAGCAGCTCGTCGACTTCCAGGAGGTCGGCTTAGGGTCAGCCGCTTCGACGCTGATCTTCCTCATCATCGCGCTGCTCGTGGTCATCACGCTGGCGGCCGGACGCGTGCGGCTCGGGGAGGATCCGCGATGA
- a CDS encoding ABC transporter substrate-binding protein, with amino-acid sequence MSRLIASFAAAAAIAASTSAFAVEISISCSALGKEYEICKQGVDAWAQRTGNTVKIVSTPNSATERLALFQQLLAAGAGDIDVFQIDVVWTGTLGNHLLDLTSKAQSAVGDHLPAMVETSRVDGKLMAVPWFADAGLLYYRKDLLDKYKRPVPQTWADLTETARLIQEGERKEGRNDFWGYTWQGRAYEGLTTNALEWIASYNGGTIVDEKGEVTIENPKAIEALKTAAGWVGTVTPEGVLNYTEEEARGVFQAGNAAFMRNWPYAWALAQGPDSTIKDKVGIAPLPKGGADGRHAGTLGGQLLAVSKYSKNAAAATDLVMYLTGAAEQKRRAVEGSFNPTIVSLYSDADIAKANPFIGDLVGVFSNAVARPATVTGQNYNKVSTEFFNAVHQALSKRAEPSQALNRLDRDLKRIKRNGWQ; translated from the coding sequence ATGTCCCGCCTCATCGCCAGCTTCGCCGCGGCTGCCGCAATCGCCGCATCGACCAGCGCCTTTGCCGTCGAGATCTCGATCTCGTGCAGCGCGCTCGGCAAGGAATACGAGATCTGCAAGCAGGGCGTCGATGCCTGGGCGCAACGCACCGGCAACACGGTCAAGATCGTCTCGACGCCCAATTCCGCCACCGAGCGCCTCGCCCTGTTCCAGCAGTTGCTCGCTGCCGGCGCGGGCGACATCGACGTGTTCCAGATCGACGTGGTCTGGACCGGCACCCTCGGCAATCACCTGCTCGACCTGACATCAAAGGCACAGAGTGCCGTCGGCGACCATCTTCCCGCCATGGTCGAGACGAGCCGGGTCGACGGCAAGCTCATGGCCGTGCCGTGGTTCGCCGATGCGGGCCTGCTCTATTATCGCAAGGATCTGCTCGACAAGTACAAGCGCCCCGTGCCGCAGACCTGGGCCGACCTCACCGAGACGGCCCGCCTCATCCAGGAAGGCGAGCGCAAGGAAGGACGAAACGACTTCTGGGGCTATACCTGGCAAGGCCGCGCCTATGAGGGCCTGACCACCAATGCCCTCGAATGGATCGCCTCCTACAACGGCGGCACCATCGTCGACGAGAAGGGCGAGGTCACCATCGAGAACCCGAAGGCCATCGAGGCCTTGAAGACGGCCGCTGGCTGGGTCGGCACCGTCACGCCGGAAGGCGTGCTCAACTACACGGAAGAGGAAGCGCGCGGCGTCTTTCAGGCCGGCAACGCCGCCTTCATGCGCAACTGGCCCTATGCCTGGGCGCTGGCTCAAGGGCCCGACAGCACGATCAAGGACAAGGTCGGCATCGCGCCCCTGCCGAAGGGTGGCGCGGACGGTCGCCATGCCGGCACGCTGGGCGGGCAGCTCCTCGCCGTGTCGAAATATTCCAAGAACGCGGCAGCGGCGACCGATCTCGTCATGTATCTGACGGGCGCGGCCGAACAGAAGCGCCGCGCGGTTGAAGGCTCGTTCAACCCGACCATCGTCTCGCTCTACAGCGATGCCGACATCGCCAAGGCGAACCCCTTCATCGGCGATCTGGTCGGCGTGTTCAGCAACGCGGTCGCCCGCCCCGCTACCGTCACCGGCCAGAACTACAACAAGGTCTCGACCGAGTTCTTCAACGCGGTGCATCAGGCGCTGTCGAAACGCGCCGAGCCGTCGCAAGCCCTGAACCGCCTCGACCGTGACCTGAAGCGGATCAAGCGCAACGGCTGGCAGTAA
- a CDS encoding metal-dependent hydrolase gives MKITWFGHSAFRLDLAGTAVLIDPFFTGNPGFEGDKAKIAEGISHILLTHGHGDHVGDTVEIAKKTGAKVVTNFELCMYLAKQGVQNVDPMNTGGTTDQGGFTVTLVRADHSSGLVEMDVNFPLGSANGIVVKAPGEPTIYHMGDTDIFGDMALIAEIHKPDVVIVPIGDRFTMGPEVAALAVQRFFGGAKAAIPCHYASFPPLVPNADRFVAALDGKGVQVVVPHKTVGVTV, from the coding sequence ATGAAAATCACATGGTTCGGTCATTCCGCCTTCCGGCTCGATCTCGCCGGCACAGCCGTGCTCATCGATCCGTTCTTCACCGGCAACCCGGGTTTCGAGGGCGACAAGGCGAAGATCGCAGAGGGCATCTCGCACATCCTGCTCACCCATGGCCACGGCGATCATGTGGGCGATACCGTCGAGATCGCGAAGAAGACGGGGGCCAAGGTCGTCACGAATTTCGAGCTCTGCATGTATCTCGCCAAGCAGGGCGTCCAGAACGTCGATCCCATGAACACCGGCGGCACCACCGACCAGGGCGGCTTCACCGTCACGCTTGTACGGGCCGACCACTCGTCCGGCCTCGTGGAGATGGATGTGAACTTCCCGCTCGGCAGCGCCAACGGCATCGTCGTGAAGGCGCCGGGCGAGCCGACGATCTACCACATGGGAGACACCGACATCTTCGGCGACATGGCCCTGATCGCCGAGATCCATAAGCCAGACGTGGTGATCGTGCCCATCGGCGACCGCTTCACCATGGGCCCCGAGGTCGCGGCGCTCGCCGTACAGCGCTTTTTCGGCGGCGCCAAGGCCGCCATCCCCTGCCACTACGCCTCCTTCCCGCCGCTCGTCCCCAACGCCGACCGCTTCGTCGCGGCGCTCGACGGCAAGGGCGTCCAGGTCGTGGTGCCGCACAAGACGGTGGGCGTGACGGTTTGA
- the gatC gene encoding Asp-tRNA(Asn)/Glu-tRNA(Gln) amidotransferase subunit GatC, whose protein sequence is MSVDEKTVRRIAHLARIAVTDAEVPHLQGELNAILSFVEQLNEVDVEGVEPMTSVTPMIMKKRRDGVTDGGYADKIVRNAPATEDNFFLVPKVIE, encoded by the coding sequence ATGTCGGTCGATGAGAAAACGGTCCGCCGCATCGCCCATCTGGCGCGCATTGCCGTGACGGATGCGGAGGTGCCGCATCTCCAGGGCGAGCTCAACGCGATTCTCTCCTTCGTCGAGCAACTCAACGAGGTGGATGTGGAGGGCGTCGAGCCGATGACCTCCGTCACCCCCATGATCATGAAGAAGCGCCGGGACGGCGTGACCGATGGCGGCTATGCGGACAAGATCGTCCGGAATGCCCCGGCCACCGAGGACAACTTCTTCCTGGTGCCTAAAGTCATTGAATGA